The following are from one region of the Paenibacillus sp. KS-LC4 genome:
- a CDS encoding carbohydrate ABC transporter permease, protein MDKRSRLEKSISYLILAVFGFLLFAPFVYMLSAAFASDATTVKGAFTFLPQELELSNFEKVFTDYHLGTYLKNSTILVLWTVIGSVFSASFVSYGFARIRAKGSTLLFIVLLSTMMLPSEVTMVPQFIIFKELGWVNTFLPLIVPSFFAGAYNVFLIRQFVMALPKSLDEAAMIDGLGHFGIYSKIILPMTTPILAAIAIFSFTYNWGSFMGPLIYINDPEKTPLALGVQLISTATGGQMPPWNMVMVASLFLTIPMILVYMLGQRFVYEANISGGSSAIK, encoded by the coding sequence ATGGATAAACGCTCCAGGCTGGAAAAAAGTATTTCTTACTTGATCTTAGCGGTTTTCGGCTTTCTGCTGTTTGCTCCGTTCGTCTATATGCTGTCTGCCGCTTTTGCCAGTGACGCAACGACGGTAAAGGGAGCGTTCACCTTCCTTCCACAGGAGCTTGAGCTCAGCAATTTTGAGAAGGTTTTTACAGATTATCATTTGGGCACTTATTTGAAAAATAGTACGATTTTAGTGCTGTGGACTGTCATCGGCTCCGTCTTTTCCGCTTCTTTCGTATCGTACGGCTTTGCTCGTATTCGAGCGAAGGGCAGCACGCTATTGTTTATTGTGCTTCTTAGTACGATGATGCTTCCAAGTGAGGTAACGATGGTGCCTCAGTTTATTATTTTCAAGGAGCTGGGCTGGGTGAATACCTTTTTACCGCTCATCGTACCGAGCTTTTTCGCAGGTGCTTACAATGTGTTTCTCATTCGTCAGTTTGTAATGGCGCTTCCGAAGTCGCTCGATGAAGCGGCGATGATTGATGGTTTAGGTCATTTCGGTATATATTCGAAAATCATTTTGCCGATGACGACGCCCATATTAGCAGCAATCGCGATTTTCTCTTTTACGTACAACTGGGGAAGCTTTATGGGGCCGCTCATTTATATTAATGATCCTGAGAAGACGCCGCTAGCGCTAGGTGTGCAGCTTATCAGTACAGCAACGGGCGGACAAATGCCGCCTTGGAATATGGTGATGGTTGCTTCGCTGTTTTTAACGATTCCGATGATCCTTGTGTATATGCTCGGCCAACGGTTTGTTTATGAAGCGAATATTAGCGGCGGCAGCAGCGCGATTAAATAA
- a CDS encoding glycoside hydrolase, protein MNRVQDKWGTAPIGIDPQQGYDGFEGWGTSLVWWGHILGQWSDRAKLDEVLDLIFHAKRGLGLNIVRYNIGGGENPHIKPNSLRPGGDVPGFQPEEGVWDWEADEGQRTVLLGALQRGVTIAEAFSNSPPYWMTQSGSVTGAADGKNNLKDDYYEAFAHYLTEVVKQYKERWGVTFRTLNPLNEPISAWWKTGNIQEGCHFSIDKQIEIIKKVRDALQAKGMTDTGISGPDENSLDEMMEVLEGYDEETLGCLVQINAHTYNGNQMEQLRELAQKAGKRLWMSEYGTGGDGSHNHQDMSSVMELAERVIHDLSILQPAAWVYWQAVEDEGANNNWGFIHADFRGDESYELTKQYYAMANFSRFILPGSRIIPTADARTVAAYHAEHGQLAIVVCNEQSEQQLVYDLSAFELRDASVKVYRTSAEHNLEESKAELGASHIELKVREQSVTTIVITGAGIKSWA, encoded by the coding sequence ATGAACAGAGTGCAAGATAAGTGGGGGACAGCTCCAATCGGCATTGATCCACAGCAAGGATATGACGGCTTTGAAGGCTGGGGTACTTCGCTCGTTTGGTGGGGGCATATACTCGGTCAGTGGTCTGACCGTGCCAAGCTGGATGAAGTGCTGGATTTAATATTTCATGCGAAGCGGGGACTTGGGCTGAATATTGTCCGCTATAATATCGGCGGCGGGGAAAATCCGCATATTAAGCCGAATTCGCTGCGCCCGGGCGGAGATGTTCCCGGGTTTCAGCCCGAAGAGGGTGTGTGGGATTGGGAGGCGGATGAGGGACAGCGAACCGTACTGTTAGGCGCCTTGCAGCGCGGAGTGACGATTGCGGAAGCATTTTCCAACTCGCCGCCTTATTGGATGACGCAGAGCGGTTCGGTAACAGGAGCCGCCGATGGGAAAAATAATTTGAAAGACGATTATTATGAGGCGTTTGCCCATTATTTGACGGAGGTTGTAAAGCAATATAAGGAGCGCTGGGGTGTGACGTTCCGGACGCTGAATCCGCTGAATGAACCGATCTCCGCCTGGTGGAAAACGGGCAATATACAGGAGGGCTGCCATTTTAGCATAGACAAGCAGATTGAGATCATAAAGAAGGTACGTGACGCCTTGCAGGCGAAAGGGATGACGGATACGGGAATCAGCGGGCCCGATGAGAACAGTCTGGATGAGATGATGGAGGTGCTCGAAGGGTATGACGAGGAGACGCTCGGCTGCCTTGTCCAAATCAATGCCCATACGTATAACGGAAACCAGATGGAGCAGCTGCGCGAGCTGGCGCAGAAGGCGGGAAAGCGGCTATGGATGTCCGAATATGGCACAGGCGGTGATGGCTCGCACAACCATCAGGATATGAGCAGTGTTATGGAGCTAGCTGAGCGGGTAATCCATGATTTGTCGATTTTGCAGCCAGCAGCATGGGTGTATTGGCAGGCGGTTGAGGATGAAGGAGCGAACAATAATTGGGGTTTTATCCATGCCGATTTCCGAGGGGATGAGAGCTATGAGCTGACGAAGCAATATTATGCGATGGCGAACTTCAGCCGGTTTATTTTGCCCGGCTCGCGGATTATTCCGACTGCTGACGCGCGCACGGTTGCTGCTTATCATGCTGAGCACGGGCAGCTTGCGATTGTTGTCTGCAATGAACAGTCGGAGCAGCAGCTGGTATATGATTTGTCGGCCTTCGAGCTGAGGGATGCTTCTGTTAAAGTGTACCGAACGTCAGCCGAGCATAATTTGGAGGAGTCGAAAGCCGAGCTAGGTGCAAGCCACATCGAGCTGAAAGTCAGGGAGCAGTCGGTGACGACGATTGTCATTACAGGAGCAGGTATCAAATCGTGGGCTTAA
- a CDS encoding LysR family transcriptional regulator, which yields MELRQLKTFHMLASTLNFSRTAEVQNYVPSTVTMQIKSLEDELGVKLVDRLNKRVTLTDSGRNFLRYVDNILSTLEEAQHALKQSGEVTGTVVISADETLCTYWLPAILRRFRLSYPGVRLIFRPLANSNLKQSLREGDADIIFMLDESKEATGFCGEKMLDEPFYLLAAPDHPLAAHTALAIEDFHGETFLLTEKGCSYRTFFERSLSQKGMGGITELEFNSAEAIKQCAKIGMGIAILPAMAVIAEVNRGELVPLPWDLTATSFAIQMFWHEEKWISPAIEAFLNLTRDISNIRSK from the coding sequence ATGGAATTGCGCCAACTGAAAACCTTTCATATGCTGGCTTCCACGCTCAACTTTAGCCGCACTGCAGAAGTACAAAACTATGTTCCTTCAACGGTCACGATGCAGATTAAGTCCTTGGAGGATGAGCTGGGTGTCAAGCTCGTCGATCGCTTGAATAAAAGAGTGACTCTGACCGATTCGGGGAGAAATTTTTTGCGTTATGTAGATAACATATTGAGCACACTTGAAGAAGCGCAGCATGCCCTTAAGCAATCTGGAGAGGTGACGGGTACGGTGGTCATAAGTGCCGATGAAACGTTGTGTACATATTGGCTGCCGGCCATACTTCGCCGATTTCGCTTGAGTTATCCAGGAGTTCGGCTGATTTTCAGACCGCTGGCTAATTCAAACCTCAAACAGAGCTTGCGGGAAGGGGACGCTGACATTATTTTCATGCTGGATGAGAGCAAGGAAGCGACCGGGTTTTGCGGAGAAAAAATGCTGGACGAGCCCTTTTATTTACTGGCAGCACCTGACCACCCTTTGGCTGCACATACAGCACTAGCCATTGAAGATTTTCATGGCGAAACCTTTTTGTTGACGGAGAAGGGCTGCTCCTATCGTACTTTTTTTGAGCGAAGCCTTTCACAGAAGGGCATGGGAGGCATTACCGAATTGGAGTTCAACAGCGCGGAAGCCATTAAACAATGTGCGAAAATAGGAATGGGTATCGCCATATTGCCTGCAATGGCCGTGATCGCAGAAGTGAATCGTGGAGAACTGGTTCCATTACCTTGGGATTTGACCGCCACATCGTTTGCAATCCAAATGTTTTGGCATGAAGAAAAGTGGATTTCGCCAGCGATTGAAGCCTTTTTGAACTTGACCCGAGATATTTCCAATATAAGAAGCAAGTGA
- a CDS encoding alpha/beta fold hydrolase, translating into MRDYEIYELGDVLLQAGDTLPDAILAYKTYGTLNAEKNNVIVYPTWFAGLHTDNEWLIGHGKALDPEKYFIIVPNMLGNGLSSSPSNTPAPYHQAHFPLISIYDNVRLQHQLVTQHFGITKIALVVGWSLGAVQTFQWGASYPDMVERIAPFGGTAMTRPHAKVVFEGMIAGLQADSAWSNGFYMQKPTAGLAAMGRIYAAWGFSQAYYREQLYKQEGYDTLEEYLVDYWDQVFLDFDANDLITMLRTGIAGDISANPTYNGDFKRALSGITARALVMPGSTDLFFPPQDNEYEARHMPNALFLPIESKWGHCAGIGQHKPDSEFIDKSLKDFLLQ; encoded by the coding sequence ATGAGAGATTATGAAATTTATGAACTGGGGGATGTTCTGCTGCAAGCTGGCGACACTTTGCCAGATGCCATTCTCGCCTACAAAACCTATGGCACGCTAAATGCGGAAAAAAATAATGTAATTGTATATCCCACCTGGTTTGCAGGTCTACATACCGATAATGAATGGCTAATAGGACATGGCAAGGCACTGGACCCAGAAAAGTATTTTATCATCGTTCCGAATATGTTAGGTAATGGACTATCCTCCTCGCCAAGCAATACGCCAGCGCCTTATCATCAGGCTCATTTTCCACTGATTTCGATTTATGATAATGTGCGGCTGCAGCATCAGCTGGTTACTCAACATTTTGGCATTACAAAAATTGCCCTTGTTGTAGGCTGGTCACTAGGAGCGGTACAGACGTTTCAGTGGGGAGCAAGCTATCCCGATATGGTGGAACGAATCGCTCCCTTCGGAGGCACTGCCATGACTCGGCCGCATGCAAAGGTTGTATTTGAAGGAATGATTGCTGGCCTTCAGGCTGATTCTGCTTGGAGCAATGGTTTTTATATGCAGAAGCCTACAGCGGGATTGGCAGCCATGGGTCGAATCTATGCAGCCTGGGGCTTCTCTCAGGCTTATTATCGAGAACAGCTCTATAAGCAGGAGGGATACGATACACTGGAGGAATATCTTGTCGATTATTGGGATCAGGTGTTTTTGGACTTTGATGCAAATGATCTAATCACCATGTTACGTACGGGCATCGCCGGTGACATTAGTGCTAATCCGACGTATAACGGCGATTTTAAACGTGCATTAAGCGGGATTACAGCGCGGGCTCTGGTTATGCCGGGAAGTACGGACCTTTTCTTCCCTCCCCAGGATAACGAATATGAAGCACGGCATATGCCGAATGCGCTTTTCTTGCCAATCGAGTCAAAGTGGGGGCATTGCGCAGGCATTGGACAGCATAAACCAGATTCCGAATTTATAGATAAAAGTCTAAAAGATTTTTTGCTTCAATAA
- the sigK gene encoding RNA polymerase sporulation sigma factor SigK encodes MGLFAAIALFIKQLTLLVSYVKNNAFPQPLREEEEAKHLALMAQGNTHSRNLLIEHNLRLVAHIVKKFDNTGEDLEDLISIGTIGLIKAIESFQTGKGTKLATFAARCIENEILMHLRSLKKTRKDVSLHDPIGTDKEGNEITLVDILGSDPNEIVETVQLKMEKSKIYKNLIILDEREKEVIMGRFGLEHGGEERTQREIAKELGISRSYVSRIEKRALMKLYHEFYKVKR; translated from the coding sequence ATGGGATTATTTGCTGCTATTGCTTTATTTATTAAACAGCTAACGCTGCTCGTGTCGTACGTAAAAAATAACGCTTTTCCGCAGCCGCTGCGTGAAGAAGAGGAAGCAAAGCATCTTGCGCTAATGGCACAAGGCAATACGCATTCCCGCAATCTACTTATCGAGCATAATTTGCGCTTGGTCGCCCATATCGTCAAAAAATTTGATAACACGGGAGAAGACCTGGAGGATTTGATTTCCATCGGCACCATTGGTCTAATTAAAGCCATTGAAAGCTTTCAGACCGGCAAAGGTACGAAGCTGGCAACCTTTGCTGCCCGTTGTATTGAGAACGAAATTCTCATGCATCTTCGCTCCTTGAAAAAAACGCGCAAGGACGTGTCGCTGCATGATCCAATCGGCACGGACAAAGAAGGAAACGAAATCACGCTCGTAGATATACTTGGGAGCGACCCAAATGAAATCGTCGAAACTGTCCAGCTTAAAATGGAAAAAAGTAAAATTTATAAAAATTTAATCATACTTGATGAACGTGAAAAGGAAGTCATTATGGGCCGATTCGGCTTAGAGCATGGCGGGGAAGAACGGACGCAAAGGGAGATTGCAAAGGAGCTTGGAATTAGCCGCAGCTATGTGTCGAGAATTGAGAAACGGGCGCTGATGAAGCTGTATCATGAGTTTTATAAAGTGAAGAGGTAA
- a CDS encoding glycoside hydrolase family 43 protein, which produces MGKKQLGHIHFRDPFILVDQGSKKYYLYGSIGQNVWSGKAIGFDVYESEDLAEWSGPIPCFRPEPDFWSDHHYWAPEVYEWDGRYYMFASFKADGIPRVTGVLAADQPQGPFEPWSRALTPLAWECLDGTLFVDNAGEPWMVFCKEWVQVQDGEMYAVRITRDMKEAVGEPILLFKASDAVWSVGGGDNQQNYVTDGPFLHRMANGELVMMWSTSGQEGYTMGIARSASGTITGPWIQDAEPLFAKDGGHGMLFKTFEGQLCLTIHAPNKHPQERPVIFRLEEADGQFILLDQMD; this is translated from the coding sequence ATGGGCAAAAAGCAGCTGGGGCATATTCATTTTCGTGATCCGTTTATACTAGTGGACCAAGGCAGCAAAAAATATTATTTGTACGGCTCCATCGGGCAAAATGTGTGGAGCGGCAAAGCGATTGGCTTTGATGTTTATGAGAGCGAGGATCTTGCTGAGTGGAGCGGTCCGATTCCCTGCTTCCGCCCTGAGCCAGACTTCTGGTCGGATCATCATTACTGGGCGCCAGAGGTGTATGAGTGGGACGGCCGCTATTATATGTTCGCAAGCTTTAAAGCGGACGGCATTCCGCGGGTAACGGGCGTTCTGGCGGCAGACCAGCCGCAAGGGCCGTTCGAGCCATGGAGCAGGGCGCTGACTCCGCTGGCTTGGGAATGCCTCGATGGCACGCTGTTCGTCGACAACGCTGGCGAGCCGTGGATGGTGTTCTGCAAGGAGTGGGTGCAGGTGCAGGACGGCGAAATGTATGCGGTTCGGATTACGCGTGATATGAAGGAAGCGGTGGGCGAGCCGATTTTATTGTTCAAGGCGTCAGATGCTGTATGGTCTGTCGGCGGCGGCGATAATCAGCAAAACTATGTCACGGACGGCCCTTTCCTGCATCGGATGGCAAATGGCGAGCTGGTCATGATGTGGTCCACGAGCGGTCAGGAAGGTTATACGATGGGCATTGCCCGTTCAGCCTCCGGTACGATTACGGGACCGTGGATTCAGGATGCTGAGCCTTTGTTCGCAAAGGATGGGGGGCATGGCATGCTGTTTAAAACGTTTGAAGGCCAGCTGTGCCTGACCATTCATGCGCCTAACAAGCATCCGCAGGAGCGGCCGGTTATTTTCCGCTTGGAAGAAGCGGATGGCCAATTTATTTTGCTGGATCAAATGGATTAA
- a CDS encoding benzoate/H(+) symporter BenE family transporter — MLNTKNISSGLATAIMACTGGAVLIIQAADALGLSRAEALSWLFAVYVIGGALNLWLIVRYKMPFAGAHSLTAVAFLSASALHYPIKELAGSFIMAGVLIALLGVTGLFGKLLGLIPKPMLDAMLAGIVLHYVVAIIPAIKELPIIGLLSFLGFLIVPKLNKSIPPLLGMLAFGVIGLLIWHEFPAAEAAEFSMPHWISPSFTTGSFISISIPIAILILSNDIAVSLAALKKNGYHPPVNKTVVFSGLGTLLVGFFGGHAVNVGGMMTALCSSDEAGERKSRIWAGIVCSVLVIIFGVFAGAMLVLINRLPSAFIVLLSGFSLAGVLIGNLQAVFSETSYRFSTLFAFIIAIANVSFFGISSPVWSLLIGCLIAKVLKEGKPKPVEVSGV; from the coding sequence ATGCTGAACACCAAAAATATATCAAGCGGGCTCGCAACCGCGATTATGGCCTGTACAGGAGGCGCGGTGCTCATTATTCAAGCAGCGGATGCGCTTGGACTCAGCCGGGCGGAGGCTTTATCGTGGCTGTTTGCGGTTTATGTCATTGGCGGTGCGCTAAATTTGTGGCTTATTGTTCGCTATAAAATGCCGTTTGCTGGTGCTCATTCGCTTACCGCTGTCGCTTTTCTCAGTGCGTCAGCGCTGCATTATCCGATCAAGGAGCTCGCGGGCAGCTTTATTATGGCTGGCGTGCTTATTGCTCTGCTTGGCGTTACCGGCTTATTCGGCAAGCTTCTGGGACTCATTCCAAAGCCGATGCTGGACGCGATGCTGGCGGGAATTGTGCTGCATTACGTCGTGGCGATTATTCCGGCTATTAAAGAGCTTCCGATTATCGGCTTATTATCCTTTCTGGGCTTTCTTATCGTACCTAAGCTGAATAAATCAATTCCGCCCTTGCTTGGAATGCTGGCATTTGGCGTCATCGGCCTGCTCATTTGGCATGAATTTCCTGCGGCTGAGGCAGCTGAATTTAGTATGCCGCACTGGATTAGTCCGTCCTTTACAACAGGCAGCTTCATCTCGATATCCATTCCAATTGCTATATTGATTTTGAGCAATGATATTGCAGTATCGCTGGCTGCCTTAAAGAAAAATGGCTATCATCCGCCTGTGAACAAGACGGTTGTTTTTTCAGGCCTCGGTACACTGCTCGTTGGTTTTTTCGGCGGACATGCGGTCAACGTTGGGGGGATGATGACTGCCTTATGCAGCAGCGACGAAGCTGGGGAAAGAAAGAGCCGCATCTGGGCGGGTATCGTTTGCAGCGTGCTGGTTATTATTTTCGGCGTATTTGCCGGAGCGATGCTTGTGCTGATTAATAGGCTGCCATCGGCGTTTATTGTGCTGCTGTCCGGCTTCTCGCTGGCTGGGGTGCTGATTGGCAATCTGCAAGCGGTCTTTTCAGAAACGTCCTACCGTTTTTCGACGTTGTTTGCTTTCATTATTGCGATTGCCAATGTTTCTTTTTTTGGCATTTCATCGCCTGTGTGGTCATTGCTCATAGGCTGTCTGATCGCCAAAGTGCTCAAGGAGGGCAAGCCGAAACCAGTGGAAGTGTCTGGTGTATAA
- a CDS encoding glycosyl hydrolase, translating to MKNLLSKASAMMLALALLLGLMTAPSVYADNALFTIESENAQLTSDLQVTTQIYGQQKPGYSGSGFVWMQNSGTITFTVAVPETGMYTISTRYMQELSPDGRQQALVVNGVAKGSYMLPYTTNWSNFDFGYHKLNQGSNTIQLKAGWGFAYFDTFTVDYAALDPLNVQPVLVDSEATPETQLLMNYLTDVYGKHMLSGQQEIYGGGNDGNYELEFDWIHNLTGKYPAIRGFDFLNYNPLYGWEDGTTARMIDWVNNRGGIATSSWHITVPRNFTAYQLGEFVDWKEATYKPTETNFNTANAVIPGTKEYQYVMMAIEHLAEQLEILQNNNVPVIFRPYHEAEGNGGLNGEGAWFWWASAGAEVYKQLWDMIYTELTETYDLHNLIWTYNSYVYSTSPAWYPGGDQVDIIGYDKYNTIYNRYDGLSGVPNEDAITSIFYQLVDLTGGTKMVAMTENDTVPSVTNLTEEKAGWLYFLPWYGEHLMSSAFNYPATLTTLYQSQYVITLDELPDLKVENPIPNASITPAAIVFDKYAANQADPAVTVDSKGNTLIALRLGANALSAVQDYTLSGNTLLLKKAFLSTLPIGEHSIVFDYNQGQDPVLKVKIVDTAPSASIAPVSAVFDKAAALAQNIAVALTLNGHQLVSISNGNAPLLSGQDYTATSTGIVLSKAYLSTLPLGQNVITFQFSGGNKAVLTLNVVDSSVPAPTGNLTVQAFNGNTSAATNGISPKFKIVNTGNTAIQLSDVLLRYYYTIDGESNQSFWIDWASIGGANVTGKFVKLATPAEGADYALELGFTASAGTLNPGQSAEIQARFSKADWSNYNQTGDYSFKASSSQFVNNEQVTGYMKGQLVWGIEP from the coding sequence ATGAAAAATTTACTCAGTAAGGCAAGCGCAATGATGCTGGCATTAGCTCTGCTGCTTGGATTAATGACAGCACCGTCCGTTTATGCAGACAACGCACTTTTCACAATTGAAAGCGAAAACGCTCAGCTCACCTCCGATCTTCAAGTGACGACCCAAATTTATGGACAACAGAAGCCCGGATACTCTGGAAGTGGATTTGTTTGGATGCAAAATTCCGGCACTATTACCTTTACTGTGGCTGTCCCTGAAACCGGAATGTATACGATCTCTACCCGCTATATGCAGGAGCTCAGTCCTGACGGCAGGCAGCAAGCTTTAGTCGTTAATGGTGTTGCGAAGGGCTCGTATATGCTTCCCTACACGACCAATTGGTCGAATTTCGATTTTGGCTATCACAAGCTGAATCAAGGAAGCAATACCATTCAATTGAAGGCTGGCTGGGGCTTCGCTTATTTTGATACCTTTACTGTGGATTATGCCGCACTTGATCCTCTGAATGTGCAGCCTGTCCTCGTCGACTCTGAGGCCACACCGGAAACGCAGCTTCTGATGAATTATTTAACGGACGTTTACGGCAAACATATGCTCTCCGGCCAGCAGGAAATATACGGAGGCGGAAATGACGGCAATTACGAGCTGGAATTTGATTGGATTCATAACTTAACCGGAAAGTATCCAGCCATTCGCGGGTTTGACTTTCTGAACTATAATCCGCTTTACGGCTGGGAGGATGGGACAACCGCCAGGATGATCGACTGGGTGAATAATCGGGGCGGGATTGCAACAAGCAGCTGGCATATTACGGTTCCCCGAAATTTCACGGCCTATCAGCTCGGAGAGTTTGTGGATTGGAAAGAAGCGACCTACAAACCGACGGAAACTAATTTTAATACAGCGAATGCGGTCATTCCAGGCACGAAAGAATATCAATACGTAATGATGGCCATTGAGCATTTGGCAGAGCAGTTGGAGATTTTGCAAAATAACAATGTGCCTGTCATTTTCAGACCCTATCATGAGGCGGAGGGCAACGGCGGATTGAATGGGGAGGGTGCATGGTTCTGGTGGGCCTCAGCTGGCGCGGAGGTGTATAAGCAGCTATGGGATATGATTTATACCGAGCTTACAGAGACCTACGACCTGCACAACTTGATCTGGACCTACAACAGCTATGTGTACAGCACTTCTCCCGCATGGTATCCCGGCGGCGATCAGGTGGATATAATCGGCTACGATAAATACAATACCATTTACAACCGCTATGACGGCCTGTCCGGCGTCCCAAATGAAGATGCGATTACCTCCATTTTTTATCAGCTTGTTGATTTGACGGGCGGTACGAAAATGGTGGCCATGACGGAGAATGACACCGTCCCAAGCGTCACAAATCTGACAGAGGAGAAAGCAGGATGGCTCTACTTCTTGCCTTGGTATGGCGAGCATCTCATGAGCTCTGCCTTCAATTACCCTGCCACCTTAACAACACTGTACCAAAGCCAGTACGTCATTACGCTCGATGAGCTGCCAGATTTAAAGGTTGAAAATCCAATACCAAACGCGTCCATTACACCAGCAGCCATCGTATTTGACAAGTATGCAGCCAATCAAGCCGACCCTGCCGTAACGGTGGATTCAAAGGGCAATACGTTAATCGCCCTCCGGCTCGGCGCTAACGCCTTGTCAGCGGTTCAGGATTATACGTTGAGCGGAAATACGCTGCTGCTGAAAAAAGCATTTCTGTCAACGCTGCCGATTGGCGAGCATTCGATTGTTTTCGATTACAATCAAGGCCAAGATCCCGTATTAAAAGTCAAAATTGTAGATACGGCGCCGAGCGCATCCATTGCACCCGTAAGCGCTGTATTTGATAAAGCGGCAGCTCTAGCGCAAAATATTGCCGTGGCTCTTACCTTAAACGGACACCAGCTTGTAAGCATCTCGAATGGAAATGCTCCACTTTTATCGGGCCAAGATTATACGGCAACAAGTACGGGTATCGTTCTGAGCAAAGCTTATCTTTCCACGCTGCCGCTAGGTCAGAATGTAATAACCTTTCAATTTAGCGGAGGAAATAAAGCTGTATTAACGCTTAATGTTGTGGACAGCAGTGTTCCCGCACCGACGGGAAATCTGACGGTTCAGGCCTTTAACGGCAATACGAGTGCCGCAACCAACGGCATTTCACCCAAATTCAAAATTGTGAACACGGGTAATACAGCCATTCAGCTCAGTGATGTGCTGCTCCGTTATTATTATACGATTGACGGGGAGAGTAATCAGAGCTTCTGGATCGACTGGGCCAGCATCGGAGGTGCGAATGTAACCGGTAAATTCGTTAAGCTGGCGACTCCTGCTGAGGGTGCCGATTATGCTTTGGAATTAGGCTTCACGGCTTCCGCTGGAACGCTGAATCCCGGTCAGAGCGCAGAAATTCAAGCGCGCTTCTCCAAAGCCGACTGGTCCAATTATAACCAAACGGGAGATTACTCCTTCAAGGCATCCAGCAGTCAGTTCGTAAACAATGAGCAGGTTACCGGCTACATGAAAGGTCAGCTTGTATGGGGGATTGAGCCGTAA